ACTTTGACAATCGCGGACGGCGAGGTGAACGCGATCGTCGGGAAGAACGATATAATCGTGATTATCTGGAAGAACGACATAATCGTGATTATCTGGAAGAACGTCATAATCGTGATCATCGAGAAGAGCGATATAATCGTGATCATCGTCATCAACTAGATCGTCGAGATAAGCGTGATCATCGAGAACGACGCAGATCAACTGATAGGTCGCATAGGCAAGAGGATGTCAGTGCCCAAAAAAGGATAAGACGCAGTAATTCTCCGAAAAAATCTCATCGAACAAGGTCAAAATAAATACGAACAAGTAAGATTATTTGTTTCGCTCAATTTCCCTTCCTGTCAATTGTCCTCTAGAACGTCGACCATGGAAAGCTGATTAAGTGTGCATCTTTTAGTTGCTAtttgaacattgtgtgttaaGTCAATGAAATCGATGTTTGTGGGCGTGCTTTCAACTTACttaaaggattaaatcaaGCACTTTGGCCATCCACATTGGATGGTTTTCACAATTCTTAATTAATAAAGCggatttttttaatatcaaCAAAAAGGAAGCACCGTAAGCGGTTTTTTATGTATGGTATGTTTGGGAGTATAGCAGTTGCCTAAGGTTGAACCTTCTTTGGGATTCCAATTGCCTCATGGAACCGGTTCCGCATAAAAGTTATTAACTAGCATCGCCCTCATCCTTTTCCTGGCGCCGTGACATGATTTGTCTTCAAGGATTTGTGATCTCGGTCATTTTCTGGCACGTATTGTTGAGCTTCTTCTCATCTAACCTGTTGGCATTGATGCCAACCACAGGCCACAAGCAATCCTCTCACCCATCAGGATGACTTGACCCGAATTTAGTAAGTTTTGTTCTATCACCTTGCAACCTTTCAGGCTTTCACTTTCACACGAAAGTAAATCAGGTAGGTCAAAGCAGAAATTCGGATTGATTTTTGTCTTAGAATATGTTTTTACCGTATGTGTTGtagatattttaaaattataaactTTTTTGCGACAATAAAAACAGTTTGATAAATATTAACTGTGATAAATCAATGGTTTCACCTGAAGTTGCAGCCGTAGGAGATGAACTACGTAGCGTGAGCATCTGTAATGAGTTCGTAAGACAAACAGCCAGACGCGCCTTATCTTACGATATTCATGCTCTATGGGTTTTGTGGATGCATCCGTTGCATTTTCAATGTCATATATATTGTCTTAGTGAATGGAAAGTAACCGTCAGTACATGGTCGGATGCAAGTATTCCTTGCCAGAGGCaatcccctcccccctttttttaaacccaACATTTGAGGGAGTCAAATACTGTGCAAATATCAGCAGAAGAAACTTTCAAGCGTCCCTTTTCGAGGTTTACACGTTGATCTGCATGAATTTGCCTTTCACTTTTTTCAGTTGTAGTCCATCATTCCGATTTTCTTTAGTCGCGTACGTTCCCCATCAGTGTCACTTCACTTCTCCAACAAGGAGAGCTTGCCCGCATGCTGCGGATTTCATAGTTCGGCAGTCTATAAAAGCTCCAAGAACACAATCATTAATATCAGTGTTTTAACTTTCAGAGACCTGTGACAAACTCTTGATATGAAGGTAAAAAATTCCGACACAATTCATGCTTTAATGATGGATGTTCGTCCACAAATTAATGTCATCATTTTTGCAGAAACAATTGCAGTGTTGGATTTGCTTCCTATTGCTAATCACCACGTCAGCTGGAAGTGCCGATCAAATTTCAGTTTACAAAAATAGAGAAGATGTGAGTTACATGTTTATCCAACGATCTGGTTCTTAGCTAGTAAAAGATTTCATTTTGATTAATTAATTTCAAACGTTCTTAATTAGGCCAAGAAACCAGTCTACAGCTTCCGGTCTTCCAATAACAGCAACTCTCGATCTGAAAGCCGTCACGGCAAGGTGACCCCCGGTTACTATCGTGTCCCTCTCCCAGATGGTCGTGTCCAGGTCGTCAATTACAGGGCAGATGAGAATGGGTATGTCGCTGATATTCAATACGAAGAAGTGGCCGAATCCAAAACCGCAGCGTCGTATTCAGCTTCAGCCTACAAGGCACCAGCATACATTGAGATCACACCACCACCGATTTACGAGGTTTTTACCACGACCGCTCGGACCAACGTGTATCCCACCACAAATCGAAACTACTACGAAGTTCCTGTCACCACTACTCCGGTCCCACCAACACAGTACGAGGTTCCAAATGCAGCAACTTCTGCGTATGAGGCTCCTTATAGGATTCCAGCGAAATCTGGTTACGCTGTCCTTGCCACTCCCATACCTCTTGCTTTCAGAACTTTTTATCCTTCCAAGTCTTCCAAGAAGATGAATTTTAGCCTCGACAAAGAGTACAAGATCTACGAAAACGAAACCCCTGCTTTAAGTCCCCCGAGTGACAAACCTCTGACCATCACAGCCCCGGCTGTTTCCGCTTATGTTACGAAATCTCCGGTGAACAAAGTTATCACGACCGTTTCCTCGGCGTTCGCGGTACCAACATACCCCACACCCACCTACTCGAAACCTGCCAGTCCTGAACCAGCGTACTCCTTTCGCGACTACAAAGCCCCCACCGTGACTGCTTCGGAGTCCCAGTCCCCTGAAACAACTGAGCTGGCCAAATTCGATCTACTGTATTCCTCACCAGCCTATCCCGCTCCTGAGTATAGATCACCAACACCGATCTACAAGGCCTCTACCTACTTCAATTCAAATAAGGAACGTGTTTCAACTGGTTACAAAGAACTTTCAAGAATATTCCGTGAAACTTCTTTGACAGCTGGGAACAAGAAttgggaaaatttttttaataaggCTTGGGAATTTGCAAGAACTAAATATTGAAATAGTTTTATCATTAATTTGTcgagtcaagaaaaaaagacctGACTAATTCAAATATAAAAAGTCACTTTATTACGTTAATTTAATTGACTATATGCTCTCTTGAAGAGAATTTAAGGGGTTTTGCGTGTTTTTGGGACATTACCCGAGAACCAGCTTACTACTGGAATGTACTGGCGCGACacacataaaatttgcttCTTTAAGTTTTATATTTTTGCTTATCGCCAGTACCTTTCACTAGTAAGCTGGTTCTCTGTAATAGTCTCAGAGGTTTATAAAGCAAACGCACCACGATGTTACTGGATGAACTTCTGTGTATTTCAACAGCTATGTAAGACAACCTCACTGTCCTTGGCCTCGTTCCTCACTGCGCCAGCCCGACACACACCACAGGTCTCTCCTCTCAGTCCTTGACTGCCACCTGGCGACAGCCCAGAACACTACATCCCTCCAAAACTACAACAAGACAGATTATGGACACTGAGTATGATAGTCTGAGTACAGCGACAGCAGTGAGACAGAAATAGAGGTCGAGACGTACATGTGGAGAGAAGGAAGGAGATACATCATGTTTACAAGGAGATTACACATATAAcctacagtacccacgccaggtattggatcacctcggtccaaaaacggcgttttaaTCCCGacgagataggcctaacggtgtctcgcgcgtgaattttttaaaatactaagattgctcgtacgaggttaatttttttaaatcagaaagataaagaattagtctttatctttctgatttttaatttgtaaaaagtatagttgttatatgggaaaaaagatcattttgaaatattggatcacccccgacatgtgctgcattcgttgtccctacccgcggctatgccgtcgggtatgggagagggtcgaATGGTGAGAAAGGGACCCAAATTACAATCAAGTttcccgacggcatagccgcgggtagggacaacgaatgcagcacatgtcgggggtgatccaatatttcaaaatgatccttttgtaaaaactatactttttacaaattaaaaatcagaaagataaagactggttctttatctttctgataaaaaaaatcaacctcGTACAAGCAATCttagtatgtaaaaaaattcacgcgcgagacaccgttagtcctatctcgcgcgggttaaaacgccttttttggaccgaggtgatccaatacctggcgtgggtactgtacatTTGCTGAGTTTTAATTTTCCTTCACACTGCTCTTACACAAAGTCTTGAGATCGATAACCTGGTCGCCTACTCGTACGGCCTGACCTCGTCACGACAGCATTCCTCTCTGCTCCCGCTGCTTGTGCGTGCTCTGATACCTCGAATCCATGAAAGCCAACTTCCCTGCTTGGGCTGTCCGGAGTAGCAGTTTCAGCTACCGTTCCTGGTTGGTGAGCAGCCTCGAGTGGGCTGCCTGGCTCTTCAAGTTCGCTAGAACCTTCCACTCTATTTGGGTCGTTAGATACGGTCGCTTCCATTGCCGTCTCTGACTGTAAGTGTGCGTTTTGCATACATATCGGGGGCCTAGGTGACTTCTGTGGGGAGACGGGCCCCGCTCGACCCAGTATTAGAAGTGATTCAGCTGGAGCTGGTCTTTGAGGAAGCAAAGTTGGTCCTTGGGGTGGTGAGTGAGCGACGGAGCTGCTAGTGAGCGACCTAGATTGTTCGGTCTGCTGCCGCGTCGGTTTGGCAGTAAACAGCTGGCTGCCACGCGGGTGCGGGACGTTGGATGACGTCTTCTTGAAGTAGCTGCTGTTTCGGCATACTGTCGACTTTGAGTTAACTGCCGTGATGCATGATCCCTTGACGCGGACTACTCGGTACGGTTCCAGCTCATAACGGCTCTCTGCTTTGTTGAGTAGCTTGGTGTTCCTCTTCAGTAGGACTTAACCTCCCATTTCCAGTCCAGAGACGCGTACCCCTCTTCGTGTGTCGGCGTATGCCTTCAGTTTTAACTTGTAAAGCGTGTCCCTACGCTTGAGTTCTGGAAGCAGGTGCCGAGGCGAGCGGCGAAACATAAGGTCAGCGGGTGAGACACCGGTTGCTGGGTGTGGAGTCAGTTGATAGTTTGCTAAGAACGTCTCCACTTCTTCTTTCCAGTCCTTCTTTTCTATTGCTGCAGTCCGAATTACCTTGCTGAGCGTCCTCATAAAGCGCTCAACTATGCCGTTGGCTTCCGGCCATAGAGGGTGATTTTCCGATGATGAATCCCCCAAACTTTGCAAAACTCCGCGAACTTTTGACTGTTGAAAGGGGGCCGTTATCCGAGCGGATCATCTCAGGATTTCCAAACATGGCAAACGTAGCTTGAAGCGTGGGGAGTACTTGAGTTGCACTCGTACTTCGTACATGGCTGACTACTGGGAACCTGGAGAAATCGTCGATGAGAACCAGGATTTCCCCACCGCTGGATGTGGTATAGAAGTCTACAGATGCTGCTTGCCATGGATGATCTGGTAGTGTTGACATTTGCAGTGGTTCTCTTGATGTTTTCGCCGTCATCGCTTGGCACGGGAAGCATGCGTTTACTAGGTTTTCCACGGCAGCATCCATGCCGGGGAACCACACTTTAGACCTAAGTAGCCTCTTGCTGCGATCGATGCCTTGATGCCCGAGGTGTGCAAGTTGGACGACGCGCTCTTGAAGTGACTTTGGCACCACAATCCGTAGACATCGAAGAAGTATGCCATCAGACATCGTTTTGAGTTCCTGCTTGACGAGGTTGTAGGAGGCTTGCACATGTTTTGGCAAGGTGTGCCACAAGCCCTTAGTTAGAGCACCCACGACAAGCTGTAGCTCTTTGTCCCGACGAGTTTCCTCAGCAAATACAGCTTCTGGGATCGCTGTTAGTGAACTCGTGCTGCTAATCCTTCGGACATACGATTCCGCAGCTTTGGTGGCTCTTGCGTTTCCAGGGGGCGATTGGGGTGGGTGTCTTGACAGGTAGTCAGCTGCATTGTCTTTCCCGGCGATATGAGTCACTTGCATATCAAACTGTTGCCGTCGCATCATCCACCGTTCGAGTCTCGCGGACAGCTTGGCAGATGGGTTCGTGAACAGTGGTACCAGCGGTTTATGATCGGTAAGAACTGTGAAAGGTGCTCCTAAGAGGTATATTTTGAACTGCTCACAGCCCCATATGATGCCTAGGGCTTCTCGTTCAAGTTGAGAGTAACGTGACTCGGTTGGGGTTAGGGCTTTACTGGCAAAAGCGATCACATGTCGGCTGCCACAAGAGTCAAGTTGGGTAAGGATGGCACCTAGACCTATTGGGCTTGCATTCACGATGACTTCGGTTGGGCGATCCGATCTGAAGTAAGACAGTTTCCTTGGGTTTGCAATTGCAGATTTGAGGTCCTGAAAGGCTCTTTTGCATTCTTCAGACCAGACGAACTCTTCGCTGGACGTGAGTTGGCGAAGAGGTGCAGACAGATCTGCACGCCGCGAGAAAAATCTGGCAAACTTAACTCGTGTTTGGCAGAActtgccctttttttcattgatCGTGAGACCTTTGTCTTGTAAAACACGACGTACCGCAGCGTACCTATGGTCATGTTCTTCCTTTGTCCGGCCATGGATTAGAACATCGTCGCTGAGGTTAACAACACCTGGAATGTCTTTCAGTGTTTCTCGGATGAGGTTGTGGAAAACTTCCGCTGCAGCTGAGACACCAAAGAAAAGCCGTTTGTATCTGAACAGCCCTATGTGAGTTGAAAATATTGTAATGTGCCGGGACTCGGGAGCTAGCTTAACCTGGTTGTACGCTGACACTAGGTCGATGTTCGAGAAGAAACAGGAGCCTGCAACGTCTGAGATTATGTCACTTATGGTCGGCATGACATGGCGTTCTCTCTGAATAGCCTTGTTGGCTAAACGCATGTCAACCACGATTCTCCATTCGTCTCTCTTTGGAGTCATATGGATGGGTGAGATCCATGGCGTTGGGCCCACCGCTTTTTCAATGGCGTCATTCTCCAACAGGCGTGTAACAACAGGCGTGTAACCGCCTCTACTGCACCATGTAAGTGATATGGTATTCTTCTATGGGGCTGTGCTATGGGTTTGACTGACGGGTCAATGTGTAGCTTCACCTGAACGTCTTTGTACTTCCCAATTGACAGCGACGGGTTTCCTATTTTGAAGACTGTTgagttttccacaaatgcagCCATCTTGAAGCAACCAAGCTTCGTTGCAGCTTCATATCCCAGAATGCATGGTTCCGTTGTTGAGCGGACAACATGTATCACGACTGAGCATGACCGGGTGCTTTTGGCAACACGCACTTCACATTTAAACTTCCCTAGCAGGGTGATGGGACACGCAGAGTCATACCCAAACACACGTCTGTTAACAGTGGTAAGGGCAGGGCAACCAAGTGTTTGGTACACTCGGTAATTGACGATAGTAAGTCCGGCAGCCGTGTCGACGATGAAATTTATCCTGCGCCTGTAGAGTATTAGAGAGACGGACGGAAATAAATCCTTGCCACCCACTGTTTTGAAGATTAACTGATTGACAGAGCTGTCTGACCCAGAGTCTGTTTCTGTCGCACTGAAAGTTACTTGACGCACGTTTCTTTTCAGAGCTCCTTTGAGGCCATTACTTCTGTTTCTGCGAGATTGAccattcttctctttttgtttggtgTAGCATGCCGCAGCAAAATGATTGGGCTTCCCGCAGTACGAGCACTCTTTGCCTCTCGCCGGACAGTCAGATAGTTTCCCATGGTCAGCCTTTGCACAGTACTGACAAACATTCCGTGGATTCGCGTCTTTTGGCCCGGAACTGCTCACCACGCTTCGATATCCCAGTGCCACGTTGACCAACTTTGTAGACTTTTGACTCATTGGACCCGTCCATAACTGATTCTGTTGAGCGGTCCTCTATGTTGGTGGCTTGAACCTTGGTTAGCTCTAACGTACGGCCACGATGAAGGAGGTCTGATAGAGACAGGCCTGATTTAGAAAGACCGATTTCTCGTATCTTACGGTCTGAGCAGCCCGTTATGATCTGAATCAGGATTTCCCGGTCGACGTCTGTGAAGCCACAGCCCACCGCGAGCGTAGTCAACCGCATGTGGAATCCGTCTAATGACTCGTCGGTTGCCTGTTTCGCTTGACGAAACACATACGTGTTGTAGATCTGATGATCATTTGGACAGAAATGAGCCGAGATCGTCCGAACAGTTGCATCGAACAGGGACTCCGCAGCGACTGCAGCTTGGCTCTTAGCAGGGTCAGCAGCTACCGCAGGTCGAGGATTTACCTTGAGAGTTTTGACCAGTTTCTTTAGCTCACCTCCACCATAGTAGTTGAGAGCTGATACTTTTTTGCCATCGTCAGTGTAGCTAACGATATTCAGTAGGTCGGTGAAACCTTCAATCCATTCGACCCAGCGTGCGCTTAGCGTGGTTTTGTCCAGGCTGATGGAGAATGCCTCGTAGGAGAGCAATGCCGTAGCTTGCATTCTATTGCTTACACGAGAGGTTACTTAGACTCATCCTCGTCGCCAGTGTAATAGTCTCAGAGGTTTATAAAGCAAACGCACCACGATGTTACTGGATGAACTTCTGTGTATTTCAACAGCTATGTAAGACAACCTCACTGTCCTTGGCCTCGTTCCTCACTGGCAGCCCGACACACACCACAGGTCTCTCCTATCAGTCCTTGACTGCCACCTGGCGACAGCCCAGAACACCACAgttctcgggtaatcggggccgagccctagttcGAAACTTTGAACAGCCAATCGCGCCTATTTTAGCCTAGACTTACCGTGATCGCGATCATTTTCCCCATGAAGTACAGTGCCCTACAGAAAAAGgagaacaccgatttattttgtaaaagccatctgtgggcagaaaatattaattgtttccttttttaaattgaggTAGTGTGGTTTGGCGCAAAACCATCATAAGTGGGGTTGGGTAATTtaagtccagacaccttttttgttttgccccAGGTAATtcttaaatgtctggaaaaagtgaAGGCTATATTTTCGGTAGACTCCTCTACCCCCAAGCTAACATGAAAAATTTCTTCAACAGAAAACAGAGTCACCTTCCATTGCTCGTTAtggtcattatcgggtcgggggTATAGCCATGGACTACTATAACTTAAAACGGGACTCTTcgatagggctcggccccgatcacattctaatcggggacaccgctaagcttccccgattaaaatgaatcggggaagttcgtgTGGAACGGTGCCATATttggtgctgcaccgatagcaccgcttcagccatagggggttagtcttaccagtgaccttgcgttctgataggccaacgagaatcacgtgactagggtcacattttgttcttgttggccgcagggcaactgccaatttagatcactattcattgataatcggggaaggccctgatcaccgatatcaccgcaccgagcaccgaaatcaatTCCCctattaagattatccccgcaccggatcgactaaaaagttccccgattagcgcggggccgagcgctactCTTCGACAATTCCTGTCGGCTATGTAATTTtgttaaaatgttttattaaatttaacaTAAACAAAGAATTATTGACTTCAAATATcccaatagagcagtaaaacatcctacgttgcacgttctccacaagtacgaaaatctcatttgtgtcgaagttggtctactgcggctgcagcgtcttatggagaaaccaactttttcacgttaaaaaataag
The Daphnia magna isolate NIES unplaced genomic scaffold, ASM2063170v1.1 Dm_contigs191, whole genome shotgun sequence DNA segment above includes these coding regions:
- the LOC123467547 gene encoding peptidyl-prolyl cis-trans isomerase-like 4, which encodes MSVILETTKGDLTVDLFIKERPKTCMNFLKLCKMKQYNFNRFHHVERNFLCQTGDPTETGRGGESIFGLLYGQQANYYEAEQVPVLKHTKPGLLSMVNVGDNMLGSQFFITLGDNLDFLDKEHCVFGEVVEGHDALLNINEAICDENHVPYQDIRITHTVILDDPFPDPPGLVIPIHSPEPTKEMLDSGRIAADEDINDMEGKTAEEIEELIAEKEAKARATILEMVGDLPSVDAAPPENVLFVCKLNPVTTDDDLMIIFSRFGKIVNCEIIRDRQTMNSLQYAFIEFDNPKSCEDAYFKMDNVLIDDRRIHVDFSQSVSRLQWKGKGRGVEFVGGKAFDPNKEDYKMKDQPKMEQSKRMSSDDYAKRHAFQQRQRDFQPRDQYRGSREHREDRDRRDPREQQTGRNDFDNRGRRGERDRREERYNRDYLEERHNRDYLEERHNRDHREERYNRDHRHQLDRRDKRDHRERRRSTDRSHRQEDKQLQCWICFLLLITTSAGSADQISVYKNREDAKKPVYSFRSSNNSNSRSESRHGKVTPGYYRVPLPDGRVQVVNYRADENGYVADIQYEEVAESKTAASYSASAYKAPAYIEITPPPIYEVFTTTARTNVYPTTNRNYYEVPVTTTPVPPTQYEVPNAATSAYEAPYRIPAKSGYAVLATPIPLAFRTFYPSKSSKKMNFSLDKEYKIYENETPALSPPSDKPLTITAPAVSAYVTKSPVNKVITTVSSAFAVPTYPTPTYSKPASPEPAYSFRDYKAPTVTASESQSPETTELAKFDLLYSSPAYPAPEYRSPTPIYKASTYFNSNKERVSTGYKELSRIFRETSLTAGNKNWENFFNKAWEFARTKY